The Faecalibaculum rodentium genome segment AGGGCCGTGATGGATTTTTCGGGCACCATGAGCAGTGTGTCCATGAGGTGCAGACCGAGTCTGGCGGTCAGGTTCAGTTCCCGGAAGAGCACAGTCTGGTATGACAGGGGCAGGTCGCCGTAGCCCGGGGAAAAGCGGTCAGAGAGGTAACATCCCAGTTCCCGGCCGATGGTGGCCTGGACTTCGTCCAGTCTGGCATCCACAAAGGCTGCCCCAGCCGCATTGAGAAACAGGGAGCGGGTCATGTCTGTCACAGCCAGACGGCGGACATCCCGGTCAAAGGCCGGTCCCAGGGTGATGGCCATGAGGACCACCGAAGAAGCTCCCTTTATATAGGAGGCAGCCATATCGCTGGGAAGTGGTTCCCCAAAAAGAAGAGGACTGTTTCCGTCCCAGTCCAGGGGGACCTGTTTCCATACAAAGCGCGGCGGGTACTTCTTTGCCACCTCGGAAAGGATGGAAGCCATGAGAGTCCGGGACTCCGTATCCTTTGAATCGATGCCTGCATAGGCGCAGGCAGTTTCAAACACTTTCATAATATTTTCATTATACTTGCAACGGAGAAATGGGCCAGTAAAATTCCGGGCTTTGTGAGTGGAAATCTCATCCAATGAACTCTATACTAAAGTCATGAAGAACAACAAAAACAGGCGAAATTCAATTTATGACCCGATGAATGCCCGGGATGTGGAACAGCTTTCCAAAATTATCATCTTTCGTGAACTCGACCTCTTCGACGTCCATGACCTTGTCTCCATAGACAAATACGAGAATGGTGCCCTGCTGGAGCGGTTTCCCACCCTCGAAAACTGTTTCTGTCTTGTGCGGGATGGCCGCCTGATCTGTGTCCTGGGCTGTTACCTCATAGAGGATACGGTGGGTGAATACCCGGAAATGGTGGTGAATGTGTTTTCCGCCAAAGGGCTCCAGGATGCGGAAATCGCAGACTCTGCCCTGATCTGGGACAAGGGGATGGAGTTTAGGGCTGTAAACAGTAACATCCAGGCATGAATGTAAGCGTTTGAGTAGAACACTTTCATTTCGTATGGTAAGCTTTAGCCATCTCCTTCTAGACCATACATGAGCAGGGCCGGCATTGCCGGTCCTGTTTGTGGGTGATGATGACGAAAGCCCCGTTCAGCTGAGCGGGGCTTTGCGCGTTACCGGCTTTCCTTGCGCAGGTTGAAAAGGAGAAGAACGATGAACACAAGTGACAGCAGGAGCAGTCCTGCATACTGCATCCAGCCTGTTTCTGTGGAAGTGGGCGTCTTTCCCGGTTTCTGCGGTGTCTTATCCTTGGGAGGAGTGACCGGCAGTTTCTTCGGGTCCGACTTCGGCGTGGCAAACACGTCGTATTCATACACAGGGATCTCGCTGCCATTTTCATATATGGCTCTTGGCAGCGAGATTAGGAAAGGAGGCATGGCTTCATACCCCGGAGCTGCCTCCGGCTGGGTCACCAGCCACAGACCCAGAGAAATGTCATGATCAGCTGTGGAGAAATCCGCGATCCCGGTTTCGGGAACCTGTTCGGATTCACCAGCATACTTCTGTTTCTGTGCATACTCCATCAGTTCCCGGGACAGTTCGTGATTGACATCCAGATCATGATTGGCAAGCTGTTCATTCAGCCGCTCATTCGTGACAATCCCTGCGAACTCGGGTACCGCTTCAAACTCGTAGCCGGACGCCGTCTGTACGATATTTGCGACCTTATATATAGTGATCGTACCGCCAGGGACAGGCTCGCCTTTTGGCGTGTGGACCTCAAACCTCAGAGAAGCGGGATGATCCAGATCTATATAGTCCAGCTGTTCGGCCTGGACAGGCAGTCCCATACACAACAGCAATGCTGCCAGGCAGGCTGCCAGTTTACGAATCACTTTCATCAGGTTCTCCTTTCGATTTAGGCTTCCTAGTTTTTAACATAAGACAGAGGAACAAGAATATCAGTATTGGAATGGCAACACACATTGCCACGACCTTCGTATCGATCTGGCCGGCATCCGAAGCGGCTTCCCACTCCTTCAGGTTTTCCACACGGTGTCCCGTAATCAGAATCCGGTGAGTATTGATTCCATAGGGGGTACAAGTTACAAGTGTCAGCAGATCCTTTTCCGGATCGATGGCAAGTCCTTCAATTTCCTTCGGCTCGACAATACGGATTGTATCCACCTGATACGTCAGAGTTTCATTCAGCACCTTCAGGATCACATAGTCATCTTCCACAACCTTGTCCAGGTCCGTGAACAGCAGAGCTGATGGAAGTCCACGGTGACCGGTAATGACGGTATGGGTTCCAAGGCCACCTACCGGAAGAGAAGACCCTTCCAGATGACCAGCACCCACAGCCAGGACTTCCTCGGAAGTACCATGATAGATGGGAAGCGAGATATCCACAGAAGGAACAGTGATAGATCCCATGATGTCCGAACCACCAACGGACAGCTGTTTTTCATATTCTGCGTGTTCAGAATCAGTGGGATTGAATCTGTCATTGCTTTTTATCAGAGAATCGTTATATAGCTTTGCATTTGAAATTAACTCATCATATTTATGAGGAGCAAGGTTTTCTACTACATTTGAGTAATCATTTATTACTCGACTTCCTAGCTGAGTATTCCACCAGTTTGCCACTGTCGGATAGGCCAGCAATCCAAGACCCACCACAAATACGATGACAATGACAATCGTAGATAAGTGTTTTCTTATAAACTTCAAGTCATCATCCCTTTCAGCAAAGCCTGGAAAGCCAGGAATGTATTCCTGGCTTTCCAGGCCGAAGGAGAAACCTCCTTCAGCCTGAAAACGAGATTTAGAAGAAGAGATTAGTCTTTGCGAGTACGCTTGTTCGTTACGTAGAAGACTGCAGCACCGGCTACCATGACAGCACCTACGCCGTAAATCACGGTTGTACCCATACCACCGGTTTCGGGCAAGTTAGAAATTTTGGAGTTTTCTACTGTAACAGCCGGGTTGCTGTTTTCATCTAAAGTAACAACGCCTTTGTTCTGGCTTTCTACTGTAACTTTTTCATGTCTATCAGCATTAATAGTAATTGTTGTTTCGCCATTTCCGGGAATTGTATAACCACTAGGAGCAACGGTTTCTTTCAGTGTATACACACCTTCATCAACTCCATCCACAAACAGTAAACCGTTCTTATCCGTTACGAGTTTAGTTTTTTCGGTCTGACTCTGTACCCAACCAGCGAATTTATAAATCGTTTTAACATTCTCACCTTCACCAGTTGTAGTTACATTAAATTCTGCGAATTGCTGGTCACTATTTTTCAGAACGAACTGAGCACCTTCAAGTTTTTCATGATCTTTATCTTCCTTCGTTACTTGAATTTCATAGGATCCAACAAATACGTCATGGTGCTCTGTTTTACCAGTTCCACTTGTGCTTGGGTTATTCGAATATTCCAAGTATACTTCGTTTTTGTTTGTAAATTCAGTATTTGAGATAATTGCATTTTCATTCAAGGAGGCTGAATATTCCACAGTTACCACTATTGTACTGTTGTCAGAAAGGCCATCAACATTTTCAATTTTTGCCTTCAAATCTGCAATCGTAACCTGCAATTTATCTGTTGTATCCTCTGTTATCTGATCACCACTCTTTATAATTGCATCTTTAATGGGGATAGTTGTGGATGTTCCATTCGTGGTTACTACAGCATTAACGGATACTGTATCGTCACCGCCGTAAGTGATACCATCACTCCATGTATCGTGGAATACCAATTTGTAAGCATCATAATTTTTTATGTTATACCAGGTTAAGCTATTTGCTGTAAGCCTGAACTTAAACGATTTATGTAAATCCATATCGGCTGTGTAGCCCCAATCGCCATTAGTATCTTTTGTATCCTTGTTATCGTTATCTTGTACTTCCTTATCAACACCCGGTTTGTTGTTTTTTGGAGCAATGGTGATATCTTTTGTAGCTACCTGCAGAATACTAAGGCCAGCGTAATCATTCAGACCGCTAACATTTGTAGTGTCTACTAACAGCCAGTAACCAGTTGCCAGCTTATTATTTTGGCTTAGATCCTGAGGCGTTCCCAAAAGGCTTTTATTATCATCAAGAACCTTTGCGAATTGTCTTGCCACACTGTCTTTGTTATTAGCTGTAGCAAGTTTATCTGCTAAAGTCGAGGCACTCGTTGCACCGTCCAGTCCTTTAATTTCCACTGCTTTTTCAAGCAGTTTGCTTCTGTTTTCTTCAGGGATTTCATCTGCCCACTCGATCTGAGTCAAATCAGTCGAATCTGGAACTACTGAACCCTTGAATATTTTATATGCTACATATGAGTGATTTGCAGGTTCAGTTGGCAGTGTAACAGTAGCATCAGCAAATACAGGCATTGCATTGAGAAGGGAAGCTACAGGAGTCATTGCCATACTGAGAGCGAGTGCACCAGCGGCGAGGAGTTTGTTTGTTTTCATAAATTTCCTTTCTAACAATCTGTTGTTTGTTATGAATGATTCAATTGATGGAGGGGTTTGGGGAGGGTTAGTGAGCTTCACCTCCCTTTCTTCTCCGTCTCCGTTTATATCTGTACAGACAGGTACCGGTTAGGAGGAGGATCGTACCGGTTGCTGTATAGACCTTGGTTCCAGCACTTCCCGTTTCGGGGAGTTCATACTTTTGCAGTTCGTTTTCAATTTTTACCGAACTGAAACGAATGGTCTGAACATTTGCATCAACTTTTGTTGTATCTAAATTAATAGTTATTGGCTTTGAATTTTGTAATCGCAACAAGTAGCCTTCTGGAGCTTTTGTCTCGACAAGCGTGTACACACCTGGTTGAAGATCACTGAATATTAAACTACCGTTTTTGTCGGTTATTCCTGTTCTTAAGGGATTTGTTTGTAAATCCGTACCAGAGTATAAGTTGAACACAGCCCCTTGAAGTTTTTTATTACTGTTGGCACTATCAACTTTTTCAACCCGTAACTGATAAACAATCTTAGTGTTGGTAATCGTAAATTTGATTGGTTTTGTCGAATTATCAACATTGATTTCAATGTTTTCGAGATGATAGAAAACCGGATAGTGTGGATTATTATTATGTTTCCGACTTATCCCGAATGAGTTTACATCTGGATTTGAGTTGAATGTGACGAAATCGCCTTTAGGCCCCTCACCATCCCAGCTATACAATGTTGCTTTATTACCGTCATATAAGAAACCATTCAAATCGTTACTATTACCATATTTAGAGCTAAACTGGATTCCGTTATCAGATTCATAAGATCCAACTAGATAATGACCGTTACTCCTGGTCATCATCAATCCCGTTCGCCCTGATATATTTTTGGCTGTAAGTACGGCTAGATTATTCTGCTGTAAATACCCTGATTTTTGACCGTCAACCGAAGATACTTTATTGGTCAGTTTAACCGTGTCGTTAGAATCTATATCATGTTCATGAGTTGTGTTCTTTAAACTCTGATCAGTAGATTCATCTACAAGCAGATACTGTTTTCCAGCTTCAATGCTATTTGCCTTAACCCATACTTGTTTTTGTTCTGTCTGAGGGCCATCAATAACAGTTTGGTATGAAGCCACATATCCAGGAATAGATTCCTCTTCGACAGAGTAAATATAGTTTTTACCGCTAATATCAGAAGTTGGCATTGCACCCCATTCATACTGCCAATTCGAGTCTTTATTCAATTGCACTTCAGAGACTTTTTCTCGACTGGAATCATCCTCTCCATCCAATTTTCTGTATAAAGTGATTTTAATATTTTTATCTGTATAATCTGTTGAGTCCCCTACCCAGTTCTTCTCAACTCTGATTTTTCGTACTGGAGTTTTAATATTTACAAATGTTGCTGGGCTTCGAACATTAGATAAGTCAATTGTCCACCCAGTTATATGTGTAGTTCCATTGATTGGATCAACTACGATAGAGTCATGTGTAATGGATGGAGTAACTTCAATATCATCTGGGTATTGAGAAACTGTTATTTTGTTTCCATTCGAATTATGTTGAATAGTTGTATTGTATTCTAATACTATTATCTTTACTTTATCTTGTGTTATTGGATCAACATATTCTTTCTCTATCGGTTTGCTACATGATGTCGAATATGGAATTCGAATCTCATAGGTTTTAGTATCATAACTAACATCAGTACGATTACCGTTAATCTCTTTTAGTACATAACTGGCAATACCAGAGGAGTTACTATCAATATCTGGTTTAGGATCGGGTTGAATTGCTATTCCATGAAATATAATGTTTCCTTGTGCATCTGATGTTCCTGTAGAAATCAAGGTTGTTTCATCTGAGCTCCAGAGTTGGAAAATAAACCCAGATTTATCACTTTCTTGAATGGCGCCATCCTTGTCCGTTATGGCTTTAGTTGACTTAATCGAGATAGGCTCAGAATTAAAAATCTCTTTTACATTACCTCCAATCATATAGCCATTAATTAGAATCCCACCTCCATGCATATCTGAACGGTTACCCTCAATTATCAGTTTTGATGGTCCTTCTTTTAGATTACCGGCTGTTAAACCCATACAGGTCTTAGAAGTCAGCCATCCACTTTCGACGTTAGTGACTACACCACCATCAACATTTCCTGTCCAAGAGGCTCCCTGATCTCCGAACATGCCATAAACACTTGCAAAGAAACATGTAAAGTAATCATGAGCCTGGTCCTTGTTAAGCGATATTGCTGTTGAGTAGGTACCGTCATATGGTTTTTCTCCTGCTGACCATCTTTCTCCGTTACCTAATTCATTTTTATTAACTACTACTTTTTCATCTACTGCGATTTTTCCAGTCGAACAGCCAGCAATTCCGCCGCCATAGACATAAGCCCAGTTATTTTGAACTGTAGCTCCTCTCGGCAAAATCAGATTCGCAGTGTGGCCAACGAATATTCCACCTCCGCCCCACTGATTATTAGTCTTTGTGATATTTCCGGCAATTTTACCTTCAAACAGAATTGCTGTAGCATATCCATCGAAATTGCCACTACTGTCTTTTGCTTGTAATGACAGTCCTCCGCCTTCATTCAGTCGTGCAATATTATTGCTGATTTCACCATCGAGCATATATAGGGTGGTATTGGTATCAGATAAGCTAATCCCGCCACCAGAATTGTCGGTCATATTACCGTGGATTAATGCACCTTCACGGAGATAGACACTGGCCCCAGATTCAGCCTTAATTCCACCACCAGTCGCCCAGGACCCAGATGGATTACCTTGAGCGCTATATACTGCGTTTGCACAAATTTTTGCGGAATTTACGTTCAGAGTGGCTCCTGACTTTACATTTATTCCGCCGCCACCATTGTTTCTCGTACCTACAAAAGCATTTCCTGTACCTGTTTGTGTGATATTTCTGCAAATCTCGACGCCACCGTCTAAAGTCACAGTTGTTGTTCCTTGAATAAGAATTCCTGCACCTGGTTCTTTTATACCAGAAGCACTTCCATTGGAATTATAGTCTCCAACATGGTCAGTAATCGCACCACCATTCACGTTTAGAGAGCCATTGGATATATTAATTCCGCGATGACCACCGGCAATAAAAGCATCAGTCAGTTGAATGTTTCCAGCTGAACTGGATACAATCCCGGTTCCTTTTTTGGTGTAGAGGACAGCCTTAGATATTTCAAGGCTTCCATGGCCGGATATAGTGATTGCATTCCCATCTTCACTTTGCAAAATGCCAATACGATTTAAGCGAGATTGTTGCCAGTTTTGATTTACTGTTTGCGACGGATCGTTAGGGTTCTCATCAGTTACGTAAGAACTCTTACTATTCGTATAAACAAAACTACTGTTAGTTCCCTGTTGTAAATTTGTTCCAGGGGATCCCCCACGGAAATTTTCATCATTTTCATATCCGTTGGATCTTGAATCTATAATTCGCAATTTATGATTCCCTGATACTTCAAACAGCGAGCTATTTCCTTTAATATAATGGCCTTGCAAATCGATTGTTGTAGTACCCTCTCCACTTAACTTGTGGTTATTATTACCTTCTCCATAGTTTAAGGACCAATTATCTATATTTTCGGATACGTAATTCTCTTGGCCCCAGTTTATATTTTGATCGTTTTGACTTAAGGATTTGGGTGTCCGAGATTCATTAGCCAACGTATACACTGTAAAGCTGTTACCCTTGAATCTGATACTGTCAGTAGTCTGAGTTGTTTCCAGCTTATCCTTGGTTTTCTCTATAGATTCGATCTCACCGTTCTCAAAGAAGTGGAAGATACTGGTCTTGTCTTTATTTGATTTATCATCACCTTCAAACTCAATCTCCACATGCACCGGCTGCATAGGTTCCACTTTCTGGAGCTCCATGTTCTCATCCCGTACGTAGAAGGTCAGGTCATAGTTCCTGAAGGTATAGCTCTTGTCTTTGTCCAGCTGTTCCTGGACTTTTTTCTGTTCCTCTTCGGTCAGTTCGACTTTCTTTGCCTGGAAGACTACATCTTCGGTTTCAAAGGTGCCTGCATTCCAGCTGACTTTAATCTTCGCTCCGTCTTCTGCCTCGACTTCCTGTGTGAAGTCATAGGTCACAACAGTCTCTTCATCTTTGGGTTCCTCAGCCGGCTTTTCTTCATCGGCTTTCGGATCCTCTTCCGGCTTCTGTTCATCTTCTGTCGGTACTTCCGGATCGGTCGGTTCTTCCGGCTGTTCCGGATCGGTGGATTCTTCTTTCTGGATGGCTTTCCATACGGAGTGAACATCCACGTCAGTTTTGCTGAAGGTTTTCTCCCTGACCTGATTATCCCAGTCGCCCATCCAGGCCTTGACTGTTTCTTCCATCACTTCATTGACAATGCCGGCCTTGAGCTGGTCTTTTTCGTCATAGACGAACAGGACATCTCCAGCCTCGGCTTCATCCACGGCTTTGAGCTCGCCTTTGTCATGTAGCTGTTCCAGCCAGTCGGATACATGCTTTTTCGCATCGGCTGTTTCAATACCTGCATAGTGCAGGACAAATCTTGCATAGGCTCCGGCCCAGTCTTCATAGGGATCTTCATCCCACTGTGACCTTAGAATAATTTACGGACAGTCCATTTAGAGATTCTAAGAATACCGGTATCTATGTCATAGAACTACAATCACTATGAAAGAGGAAAATCTATGGCAAAGAAACGTAAAACATTTACAGATGAATTCAAGCAGGATGCGGTTCAATTTTTGACTAACCATCCAGAAATGACCGTTATAGAATGTGCTGAAACACTTGGTGTAGGCCGCAGCACCCTGGAAAGATGGAGGGCAGATTTCAACCGATCCGGTCTTTCAGCTGTGACAGCTCATAATAATGACAAGGAAGAAAAAGACCTTCTCAAAGAAAATGTCAGGCTTCAACGAGAACTCAGGGACTCACAGGAGGCTTTGAAGATTCTAAAAAAAGCCATAAGCATTCTGGGAAACTGAAGCAGGTCGAATACGAACTTGTTGCCGAGGATCATAAAGCTGGAATCCAATTCTCGGTATCCAGGGTGCTTCATAAACTTGGTCTTTCAAGATCTGGCTATTACGACTATTTAAAGCGGAAACCCAGCCACCAGGAAAAGCGCAGGCATGATGTGAAAAAGGCCATCCTTCAGATTTATGAAGACAGCCACGAAAACTACGGAGCGCCAAAAATCGCTAAAATCCTGAACTCAGGAGGGATCTCCATTACAGAAAGGACCGTTGGTGTTTATATGCGTCAAATGGGGATCCGAGCACAGTGGGTCAAGCCTCATACACAAACCACAATACGAAGTGATTTCAGTGGAAATCTGAAGAATCTTCTGGATAGAAACTTCTCTCCGGCTCACCCAAACTGCGTATGGTGCACAGATATCACCTATATCCACACAAAGCTGGACGGATTCGTTTACCTTGCCTGCATCATGGATCTGTATTCCAGAAGGATCATTTCCTGGAAGCTTACAAAAACGCTGGACACAGGTCCAATTCTGAAATCGATCGAAGAAGCCAGAAAACGCCGGCCGTCCCAGGAACCGATAATGATTCATACGGACCGAGGAATCCACTATACCTGTGATCTGTACAGAAAACTGACCAGAGGAATGATTCGCAGTTATTCAGCAAAAGGAGTTCCGTATGACAACGCCTGTATTGAATCATTCCACTCCCTGATCAAGAGGGAATGGCTGAGCAGGTTCGATATACAGAACTACAGGCATGCATACCGACTGGTGAGTCAGTATATAGATGACTGGTACAACCCTGAACGGATACACAGCCACTGTGGATATATGTCCCCAGCAGAATATGAAGTAATGTTCCAAAGGACCAGCACTGACTGAGAAAGAATTCTGGAGCGCCCTTTACAGTGGGCTATCCCCTGGTAGACTGATGAGCCTTCAGCCAAGAACTGTCAGATATTGACTCTTTGGATGAAGGCAAGAGAAAGGGGTCCAGGGGATAGTGGGCCCCACTGTCAAGGGAGGAAGCGGAGGAAATCTTTCGTAGAATTGGCAGTATCTGCCGACTCTCTAAAATCAGTGTCCGTTTTCTTGACATAGGACCACTGACCGTAACGGGTAATGCCCTTTTTCTCTGTTTCGTTTTCGACAACGTAGTTTCTCTCGGATTCCTTATAGCCCTTCTGGCTTTCCGCAATCATCAGGACTTTTTCCGTATCAGACTTGTCCTTCAGTGCTTCTTCATCAGGAAGGGTCTTCTTCCAGTCCTCTTCGGTTTCCTTGTCGGCTTCGGGATCGGAGAAGCACTCCAGGCTGTGGGTGTGCTCTTCCTCTGTACATTCCAGCAGCTCACGGTAGCATTCATCGGAATGCGTGTGTTCTTCCAGCGTGCAGGTCAGGTTGCCATCGGCATCGTAGCAATCCATTCCGTGCTGGTGTTCTTCCCTGCCGCAGGACTCGATTTCCTTGTAGCACTGCTCTGTGTGTTTATGCTCACTGCTGCCGCAATAGGCCTGGGCTTCCTGCGTAATGGCCGGAAGGATCAGGGCGTAGGTGGTGCAGAACACCACAATGCAGGACAGGATCCGCACAATGCGTTTCCAGGCCTTGCCTGAAAATAACTTTCCCTTTCTCATATGTTCACCTTCTTAATTGACACTTCCCAATTGCGACAGTGGCCAGATCGTGTAGACCAGTTTTCCGACCACCTGTTCAGCAGCGACAGGACCAATGGACTTGTTGCGGGAATCTACCGACACACTGCGATGATCCCCCATCACAAACCACCGTCCGTCCGGAACCTGGTAGGGCAGATCAATGTTGGTATCGCCATAGGCAAGTTCATCCACATATGGCTCTTCCAGCTGCTGCCCGTTCACGGTCACCGTTCCGTCTTTGGTGATATCGACCCAGTCACCGGGGCCGGCTATGACGCGTTTGACGAGAATCTTGTTGTTGTAGTAGAACGCAATGACGTCACCGGTCTTGAAGTCACCGGACTTCACGGCCGCAACGAGATTGCCTTCCTGGAGGGTGGGTTCCATGGATCCGCCGTAAACTTCCAAAACGGGCATCCACAGGGTGGCGACCAGAATGGCGAAAGCCGCCACGGTCACGAGGACATAGATGGTGGACTTCAGGGTGCTGCGGTACATCTTCCCGTGCTTCACCCGGTCCAGTTCTGCCCTTACCTCATGACTGCTCGGGCGTTCCATCTGACAGCTCCTCTGCCTCACTGACAGACACTGTGTCTTCTGAAGGACTCTGATCTGTCGGTGGTTCACTCTGCTCCAGGTTTGCCTGGTAGATCTTCAGGGCTTCGTTGGCGGCTTCGAAGATGCCTGAGAGCTTCAGGGCTGCCTCTGCGAGAGACCCTGTGTTCTGGCAGATTAGCCGGCGGGATTCAATTTCCTTACGCAGCTCTTCGTTTTCGTGGCGCAGCCGTTCGTTTTCTTCGGTGGCATCCAGAAGCATTTCCAGAAGTTCCTGCCGGGAACTCTTTCTCAGTCGTTTGCTGTCCATATCCACCGCCCTTTCTCTGTAAGCACTTTCTTGTTGGAATCTATCGTGGAAACGTTTACACCCTTCAGGAAAATAAAAGGCAATAAATCAGTTTAACGAAGGGTTCCGACATCAACTTTCTTTATGCAGTTACAAATTACCACATTTGTTTCCAACCAGAAACCCCTTTCAGTAAAAAATTCCAACTTTTTGAGCCAATTGCTTGCAATTTATTGTATAGTCATTTGTTTGTTTTCAAATTGTACTTATTATCCTGTTTTGTGTCATGAAACTTACTTTACTTGAGGAAATTATTGGGTAAAATTGACAAATATGCTGGCTGTGTAAACGCTTCAATCAACTCTGGATTCTCGAAACAGTCAATGATTTCTGTCTGTTTTGGAATTTATTGTCCCTTTTATTTCCGGTGAAAATCTCATAAACTGTACCCCGCTATGTTCCATTGTTTTACGTTTCGCAACTGTGTGCCAGTCCTGACAGGTACCATATCAGACTCCTGCTCCCCTGCTCCTTTGTCTGTCCAGGTTCTCGATTTCCTGAATCTGAAGTGGATTTTTCCTCTTTTCTCTTGCCTTCGGATACCGGTGGTGATAAGATAAACAAGCAGTCACGACATGGATCCTTAGCTCAGCTGGCAGAGCAACTGACTCTTAATCAGTGGGTCTAGGGTTCGAATCCCTAAGGATCCACCATTGTAAAAAACTGCAGCCCGTCTCGGTCGAGACGGGCTTTTTTTCGTCCATTTTTCACGGTTTGGACTGGAGAAGAGTTTTACTCTTCTCCAGTCCAAACCGTGAAAAAATAGGATAGTGATGTGTTGAAGATTGTGTAAATACGAAAATAACCAGACAGGTGTATGTCTGGTGTCAGAGAGATTGGTTGTGGTTCCCTGGCAGGAGCGGTTTTGTGCAGGAATGTTCGAGATACC includes the following:
- a CDS encoding class C sortase — its product is MKFIRKHLSTIVIVIVFVVGLGLLAYPTVANWWNTQLGSRVINDYSNVVENLAPHKYDELISNAKLYNDSLIKSNDRFNPTDSEHAEYEKQLSVGGSDIMGSITVPSVDISLPIYHGTSEEVLAVGAGHLEGSSLPVGGLGTHTVITGHRGLPSALLFTDLDKVVEDDYVILKVLNETLTYQVDTIRIVEPKEIEGLAIDPEKDLLTLVTCTPYGINTHRILITGHRVENLKEWEAASDAGQIDTKVVAMCVAIPILIFLFLCLMLKTRKPKSKGEPDESDS
- a CDS encoding SpaA isopeptide-forming pilin-related protein is translated as MKTNKLLAAGALALSMAMTPVASLLNAMPVFADATVTLPTEPANHSYVAYKIFKGSVVPDSTDLTQIEWADEIPEENRSKLLEKAVEIKGLDGATSASTLADKLATANNKDSVARQFAKVLDDNKSLLGTPQDLSQNNKLATGYWLLVDTTNVSGLNDYAGLSILQVATKDITIAPKNNKPGVDKEVQDNDNKDTKDTNGDWGYTADMDLHKSFKFRLTANSLTWYNIKNYDAYKLVFHDTWSDGITYGGDDTVSVNAVVTTNGTSTTIPIKDAIIKSGDQITEDTTDKLQVTIADLKAKIENVDGLSDNSTIVVTVEYSASLNENAIISNTEFTNKNEVYLEYSNNPSTSGTGKTEHHDVFVGSYEIQVTKEDKDHEKLEGAQFVLKNSDQQFAEFNVTTTGEGENVKTIYKFAGWVQSQTEKTKLVTDKNGLLFVDGVDEGVYTLKETVAPSGYTIPGNGETTITINADRHEKVTVESQNKGVVTLDENSNPAVTVENSKISNLPETGGMGTTVIYGVGAVMVAGAAVFYVTNKRTRKD
- a CDS encoding SpaA isopeptide-forming pilin-related protein; translated protein: MDEAEAGDVLFVYDEKDQLKAGIVNEVMEETVKAWMGDWDNQVREKTFSKTDVDVHSVWKAIQKEESTDPEQPEEPTDPEVPTEDEQKPEEDPKADEEKPAEEPKDEETVVTYDFTQEVEAEDGAKIKVSWNAGTFETEDVVFQAKKVELTEEEQKKVQEQLDKDKSYTFRNYDLTFYVRDENMELQKVEPMQPVHVEIEFEGDDKSNKDKTSIFHFFENGEIESIEKTKDKLETTQTTDSIRFKGNSFTVYTLANESRTPKSLSQNDQNINWGQENYVSENIDNWSLNYGEGNNNHKLSGEGTTTIDLQGHYIKGNSSLFEVSGNHKLRIIDSRSNGYENDENFRGGSPGTNLQQGTNSSFVYTNSKSSYVTDENPNDPSQTVNQNWQQSRLNRIGILQSEDGNAITISGHGSLEISKAVLYTKKGTGIVSSSAGNIQLTDAFIAGGHRGINISNGSLNVNGGAITDHVGDYNSNGSASGIKEPGAGILIQGTTTVTLDGGVEICRNITQTGTGNAFVGTRNNGGGGINVKSGATLNVNSAKICANAVYSAQGNPSGSWATGGGIKAESGASVYLREGALIHGNMTDNSGGGISLSDTNTTLYMLDGEISNNIARLNEGGGLSLQAKDSSGNFDGYATAILFEGKIAGNITKTNNQWGGGGIFVGHTANLILPRGATVQNNWAYVYGGGIAGCSTGKIAVDEKVVVNKNELGNGERWSAGEKPYDGTYSTAISLNKDQAHDYFTCFFASVYGMFGDQGASWTGNVDGGVVTNVESGWLTSKTCMGLTAGNLKEGPSKLIIEGNRSDMHGGGILINGYMIGGNVKEIFNSEPISIKSTKAITDKDGAIQESDKSGFIFQLWSSDETTLISTGTSDAQGNIIFHGIAIQPDPKPDIDSNSSGIASYVLKEINGNRTDVSYDTKTYEIRIPYSTSCSKPIEKEYVDPITQDKVKIIVLEYNTTIQHNSNGNKITVSQYPDDIEVTPSITHDSIVVDPINGTTHITGWTIDLSNVRSPATFVNIKTPVRKIRVEKNWVGDSTDYTDKNIKITLYRKLDGEDDSSREKVSEVQLNKDSNWQYEWGAMPTSDISGKNYIYSVEEESIPGYVASYQTVIDGPQTEQKQVWVKANSIEAGKQYLLVDESTDQSLKNTTHEHDIDSNDTVKLTNKVSSVDGQKSGYLQQNNLAVLTAKNISGRTGLMMTRSNGHYLVGSYESDNGIQFSSKYGNSNDLNGFLYDGNKATLYSWDGEGPKGDFVTFNSNPDVNSFGISRKHNNNPHYPVFYHLENIEINVDNSTKPIKFTITNTKIVYQLRVEKVDSANSNKKLQGAVFNLYSGTDLQTNPLRTGITDKNGSLIFSDLQPGVYTLVETKAPEGYLLRLQNSKPITINLDTTKVDANVQTIRFSSVKIENELQKYELPETGSAGTKVYTATGTILLLTGTCLYRYKRRRRRKGGEAH
- a CDS encoding transposase — its product is MAKKRKTFTDEFKQDAVQFLTNHPEMTVIECAETLGVGRSTLERWRADFNRSGLSAVTAHNNDKEEKDLLKENVRLQRELRDSQEALKILKKAISILGN
- a CDS encoding IS3 family transposase, with protein sequence MKQVEYELVAEDHKAGIQFSVSRVLHKLGLSRSGYYDYLKRKPSHQEKRRHDVKKAILQIYEDSHENYGAPKIAKILNSGGISITERTVGVYMRQMGIRAQWVKPHTQTTIRSDFSGNLKNLLDRNFSPAHPNCVWCTDITYIHTKLDGFVYLACIMDLYSRRIISWKLTKTLDTGPILKSIEEARKRRPSQEPIMIHTDRGIHYTCDLYRKLTRGMIRSYSAKGVPYDNACIESFHSLIKREWLSRFDIQNYRHAYRLVSQYIDDWYNPERIHSHCGYMSPAEYEVMFQRTSTD
- the lepB gene encoding signal peptidase I — protein: MERPSSHEVRAELDRVKHGKMYRSTLKSTIYVLVTVAAFAILVATLWMPVLEVYGGSMEPTLQEGNLVAAVKSGDFKTGDVIAFYYNNKILVKRVIAGPGDWVDITKDGTVTVNGQQLEEPYVDELAYGDTNIDLPYQVPDGRWFVMGDHRSVSVDSRNKSIGPVAAEQVVGKLVYTIWPLSQLGSVN